One part of the Quercus lobata isolate SW786 chromosome 7, ValleyOak3.0 Primary Assembly, whole genome shotgun sequence genome encodes these proteins:
- the LOC115951551 gene encoding uncharacterized protein LOC115951551: MGGESLVYRVLKAKCLPTTDFVHALIGHNPSYTWRSLISAQSLVIEGMQWRVGNGENIKIWQDKWLPGVSSHKILSPRMFLSVDMNVADLIDSETARWKTEVLDNLFIPHEADLTKSIPLSVILPTDKLVWAETSTRNFTIRSAYKLVVNLFTPATYGTTSDGSLLRKFWEKIWSLPIPHKVRHFCWRACRDTLPTKVKLRRRNVIAEDMCVCCHKEARTNGHIFWGCPKAQETWAASKLQLLHLDVHLGSFMDLFWLVMMTNESATSDPVQHIPDAQQQPLLSAWLPPSAGLFKINVDGALFSSKKQVGIGVVIRDVEGRLKAALCRKIKAPLGSLEVEAKAYKAGLLLARHLGLRDVVLEGDSLIISNALKRLTLSPSSVDAIMKGIHELGAEIGVVHFSHVRNIDNKPAHILARQAQNLVNDVIWIEEIPCYIQQALIQDVSVL; encoded by the exons ATGGGGGGTGAGTCTCTTGTTTATAGGGTACTTAAAGCTAAATGTCTTCCAACAACTGATTTTGTTCATGCTTTGATTGGACACAACCCTTCTTATACATGGAGGAGTTTAATTTCTGCCCAAAGCTTAGTCATTGAAGGCATGCAATGGAGAGTTGGTAATGGAGAAAATATCAAGATTTGGCAAGATAAATGGTTGCCAGGGGTATCATCTCATAAAATACTTTCTCCAAGGATGTTTTTGAGTGTTGATATGAATGTTGCTGATTTGATTGACTCAGAAACAGCAAGGTGGAAAACTGAAGTGCTTGACAACCTCTTTATTCCTCATGAAGCCGACCTGACTAAGAGTATTCCTTTGAGTGTTATTCTACCAACAGATAAACTGGTTTGGGCTGAAACTTCTACTAGAAATTTCACTATTAGGAGTGCTTATAAATTAGTGGTTAATTTGTTTACACCTGCGACCTATGGAACTACTTCTGATGGTAGTTTATTGAGGAAGTTTTGGGAGAAAATTTGGTCTTTGCCCATTCCCCATAAGGTGCGACACTTTTGTTGGCGTGCTTGTCGTGACACTTTACCGACCAAAGTCAAGTTAAGGAGGCGTAATGTGATTGCAGAAGATATGTGTGTTTGCTGTCATAAAGAAGCTAGGACGAATGGACACATTTTTTGGGGTTGTCCGAAAGCACAAGAAACTTGGGCTGCTTCAAAATTACAACTATTGCATTTGGATGTTCATCTTGGCTCTTTCATGGATCTGTTCTGGCTTGTTATGATGACTAATGAGTCAG CTACATCAGATCCGGTTCAGCACATACCTGATGCACAACAACAGCCTCTACTCTCGGCCTGGCTTCCTCCTTCAGCGGGTTTATTTAAAATCAATGTAGATGGGGCTCTTTTTTCATCAAAGAAGCAAGTTGGGATTGGTGTTGTGATAAGAGATGTTGAAGGCAGATTGAAGGCAGCtttatgcagaaaaattaaAGCTCCGTTGGGGTCACTCGAAGTTGAAGCTAAGGCCTATAAGGCTGGTCTGTTGCTGGCAAGGCATTTGGGGCTGCGAGATGTTGTGTTGGAAGGTGATTCCTTGATAATCTCCAATGCTCTCAAGCGACTTACACTATCACCCTCTTCTGTTGATGCTATTATGAAAGGCATTCATGAGTTAGGTGCTGAAATTGGTGTTGTTCATTTCTCTCATGTACGCAACATTGACAATAAGCCAGCCCATATTCTAGCAAGACAAGCTCAAAACCTTGTTAATGATGTAATTTGGATTGAAGAGATTCCTTGCTATATTCAGCAAGCTCTTATCCAAGATGTATCTGTACTGTGA
- the LOC115953403 gene encoding probable disease resistance protein At4g27220 encodes MDVVSVIVTIGGYFVDPIKKHCGYLFHYNSNIKNLEDRTGNLNAKIDGVQLKIDAAKRNGQVILPVVERWVEKARNILDEDAEANKKGLDGWCPRYSLSRKAKKKTLEIDVLLNVGQFSEVSSPPPPLGIGSSSIEGIMDFESRTKMRREVLEALRADNVNMTAICGMGGIGKTTMAKEIAKRAKGDKLFDEVVMAVVSQTLDLKKIQGQIAEMLGLKFDEEYPLARAERLRKRLMDSKSVLVILDDVWDAVDLEAVGIPYGGEHNRCKILLTSRSENACTQMKTQKIFPIKVLSEEEACNLFREMAGNCIDTPNLHPIAKEVAKECGGLPVAIVTVGRALENKSEFEWSAALQQLKNAIPKNIPGLDSKVYSSIELSYGYLKSDEAKSCFLLCCLFAEDFDISIEFLVRYVVGKRSFAKIDTVAEARNRVHAMVKNLKRSFLLLDSDEGEQIVKMNDVVRDVAISIAENEGFLVRCKEKMEEWPEKDSCERSTAISLLTKELKRHPDGLECPKLELLQLAFDSDTSQMLPPNLFKGMKGLKVLSLFGMSFTSLPQSINVLQNFRTLQFLGCEITDVSAIGELRKLEILSFIGSKIKELPREMRNLSYLKLLELTECRDLERIPPDLLSSLSHLEELYMFGVDVKWKPMEEEEEKKGANASLTELMSLSYLAALKIQIPNIKVLPKDLPFKNETIKFQIFASDNGDDDLNYLFENSLGLASCDLSDIAERQMLLQLLKRSEILRLEKIKDLKNIAYELDKEGFQCLKVLEVVGSDDVEYVMDATSYLTPHVAFPILESLELGELTNLKEIYHSQFPDRASSGACFGNLKSLQLRTLPRLIGFCTGVGPVELVQPSLNREVGRIGTDEVTNLEKHKVTDIQQHTGPFPESTPIISHKLFSSNTILWAPNLENLELEEVDSLEVVFDLEGLKAIAVLAQLKTLKVKNLSELTYVWKNVPLGIQGFQKLTSIEVSRCNRLRYLFPTSIAKILVELQSIEIEECYAIENIVQRDGEEEATDIILFPRVSSLKLRNLPNMMSFCIKAYSFKWSSIKEIYLDCCPKLKTIGSEIQSPRKSKKVNRELDSRPNEQELGSPSFLWRCLKCVPCRKKYGLMAVSDQGTTNKSQRSYSVKEEVTLGKPNDPKVSDSNNPSEI; translated from the exons ATGGATGTTGTTTCAGTTATAGTAACCATAGGAGGATACTTTGTGGACCCAATCAAAAAACATTGTGGCTATCTGTTTCACTACAATAGCAACATCAAGAATCTTGAAGATCGAACTGGGAACCTTAATGCCAAGATAGATGGGGTGCAATTAAAAATTGACGCAGCAAAAAGGAACGGACAGGTAATCTTACCTGTGGTTGAGAGGTGGGTAGAAAAGGCACGCAACATCCTTGATGAAGATGCCGAAGCAAATAAGAAGGGCTTAGATGGTTGGTGTCCACGTTATTCCTTGAGTAGGAAAGCTAAGAAGAAGACTCTGGAAATTGATGTACTACTAAACGTTGGACAATTTAGTGAAGTGtcctctcctcctcctccgcTGGGAATAGGATCTTCATCCATAGAAGGTATTATGGATTTTGAGTCAAGAACAAAAATGAGGAGAGAAGTTTTAGAGGCACTACGAGCTGACAACGTCAATATGACTGCCATATGCGGTATGGGGGGGATAGGGAAAACAACAATGGCAAAAGAGATAGCGAAAAGAGCAAAAGGTGATAAGTTATTTGATGAAGTTGTCATGGCAGTGGTGTCCCAGACTCTAGACTTGAAAAAGATTCAAGGTCAAATTGCTGAGATGCTAGGACTGAAATTTGATGAAGAGTATCCACTTGCAAGAGCAGAACGATTAAGAAAAAGACTAATGGATAGTAAGAGTGTTCTTGTAATATTAGATGATGTTTGGGATGCAGTTGATTTAGAGGCTGTTGGAATTCCTTATGGAGGTGAACACAATAGATGCAAAATCTTGTTGACATCACGAAGTGAAAACGCCTGCACTCAGATGAAAACTCAGAAGATTTTTCCAATCAAAGTTTTATCTGAAGAAGAAGCATGTAATCTTTTCAGGGAGATGGCAGGTAATTGTATCGATACTCCCAATCTACACCCAATAGCAAAAGAGGTTGCAAAGGAATGTGGAGGTCTACCTGTTGCTATTGTAACTGTTGGAAGAGCCCTAGAAAACAAAAGTGAATTTGAGTGGAGTGCTGCACTTCAACAGCTTAAAAATGCTATCCCAAAAAATATTCCCGGTCTTGATTCAAAGGTGTACTCCAGCATAGAGCTTAGTTATGGTTACTTAAAAAGTGATGAAGCCAAGTCATGCTTTTTGCTATGCTGTTTGTTTGCGGAAGATTTTGATATTTCCATTGAATTTTTAGTGAGGTATGTGGTGGGAAAAAGGTCGTTTGCAAAGATTGATACTGTGGCAGAAGCAAGAAATAGAGTACATGCAATGGTTAAGAATCTCAAAAGATCATTTCTACTGTTGGATAGTGACGAAGGAgaacaaattgtgaaaatgaATGATGTTGTACGGGATGTTGCAATATCAATCGCAGAAAATGAAGGTTTTCTCGTACGATGTAAGGAAAAAATGGAAGAATGGCCAGAGAAAGATTCATGCGAGCGTTCTACTGCAATTTCGCTTCTAACCAAAGAATTGAAAAGGCATCCCGATGGCTTGGAGTGTCCTAAACTTGAGCTTTTGCAACTAGCATTTGACAGTGACACTTCGCAGATGCTCCCACCCAATCTTTTTAAAGGGATGAAAGGTTTAAAAGTTTTGTCTCTGTTTGGTATGTCCTTTACATCACTACCACAATCAATCAATGTGCTTCAAAACTTTCGGACCCTGCAATTTTTGGGTTGTGAGATAACAGATGTGTCAGCAATTGGAGAACTTAGGAAACTAGAAATTCTTAGCTTTATTGGATCTAAAATCAAAGAGCTGCCAAGAGAAATGAGAAATCTTAGTTATCTAAAGTTGTTAGAATTGACAGAATGCAGAGATCTTGAGCGAATTCCACCTGATCTCCTATCGAGTTTATCTCACCTAGAAGAGTTGTACATGTTCGGAGTAGATGTGAAGTGGAAACCTatggaagaggaagaagagaaaaagggagCAAACGCAAGCCTCACTGAACTCATGTCTTTGTCCTATTTGGCGgctttaaaaattcaaataccaaATATTAAGGTCTTGCCAAAAGACTTGCCCTTCAAAAATGAAACGATAAAATTTCAGATATTTGCAAGTGATAATGGAGATGATGATTTAAactatttatttgaaaatagtTTGGGACTTGCAAGCTGTGACCTAAGTGATATTGCGGAGAGGCAGATGCTTCTTCAACTCTTAAAGAGATCTGAAATATTAAggttggaaaaaataaaagatttaaaaaacaTTGCGTATGAGTTAGACAAAGAGGGTTTTCAATGCTTGAAGGTTCTAGAAGTTGTTGGAAGTGATGACGTAGAATATGTAATGGATGCCACATCATATCTGACTCCACATGTTGCCTTCCCTATCCTGGAGTCATTGGAACTGGGGGAATTGACTAATTTAAAAGAGATATATCATAGCCAATTCCCAGATAGAGCCTCCAGCGGAGCTTGTTTTGGCAACCTCAAATCTCTTCAACTAAGGACTCTACCAAGACTCATTGGCTTTTGTACAGGCGTGGGTCCCGTTGAGCTTGTCCAACCATCCTTGAATCGAGAG GTTGGAAGGATCGGCACTGATGAAGTGACCAATCTTGAAAAGCACAAGGTGACAGACATTCAGCAACATACTGGCCCATTTCCTGAATCAACACCCATTATCTCTCATAAACTCTTCTCATCCAACACCATCTTGTGGGCACCGAATTTAGAAAATCTTGAATTGGAGGAAGTTGATTCACTAGAAGTGGTATTTGATCTTGAAGGACTGAAGGCCATTGCAGTACTTGCTCAGTTGAAAACtttaaaggtaaaaaatttaTCTGAGTTGACATACGTGTGGAAGAATGTTCCACTAGGAATTCAAGGCTTTCAAAAACTAACATCCATTGAAGTAAGTAGATGTAATCGTCTAAGATATTTATTCCCAACTTCTATTGCAAAAATACTTGTGGAACTTCAAAGCATTGAGATAGAAGAATGTTACGCAATTGAAAACATTGTTCAAagagatggagaagaagagGCAACGGATATCATCCTATTCCCTAGAGTTAGTTCCTTGAAACTACGAAACCTGCCAAATATGATGAGTTTCTGTATCAAAGCTTATTCTTTTAAATGGTCATCCATTAAGGAGATTTATTTGGATTGTTgtccaaaattgaaaacaattggTTCAGAAATTCAAAGCCCAAGAAAGTCAAAGAAAGTCAATAGGGAATTGGATTCTAGACCCAATGAGCAAGAACTTGGGTCCCCTAGCTTTCTTTGGCGATGCCTTAAGTGTGTACCATGTCGCAAAAAGTACGGTCTGATGGCTGTGTCAGACCAAGGCACCACCAATAAATCCCAAAGAAGCTACTCTGTGAAGGAAGAG GTTACTTTGGGTAAACCGAATGATCCAAAAGTTAGTGATAGCAATAACCCCTCAGAGATATAG